TAGATGCCGACCAGCTCAAGCAAGGCTTTGACAAAGGAGACTGGAACGCCGAAGATGCTCCCTGGTTGTTTAAGATTTTATTGACTTGTTTTCCGGTACACCCCGAAGATGCAGGCACGGTAGACTTGCAAAACAAACAACAGGTACTTTTCCCAAAAGAAGAACTGCTGGAGTATGTAACATTTTTGAAAAAATATGAGCACAAACTCAATTTGAAAGAGTTGGGGCAAGGCTCCTTGTTTTTTATCAAACTAGGCAATGGCAAATACGATAAATTGTTGCAAAACGAGGCTGGGTTTAAAAAAGGAGTAGAAATATCGCTCAACTTTTTGAAAAAACTACGCGAAGTAAAAATTGGCGATCACATAGAAATTACCCAACCAGTAGACCTGTCTACATCCAATGTAGAAATCACCATTCCTAAAACCGACAAGGCTTACCACAAAATATTTGACCTGGACAAGCAAAAACTTGCCGAAGCCGACGAATACGATTGGTGTGATCTGAAGGTGTTTTTTGGTTATTTGCCTTACCGCCAATCAGAAGACATTCTGAAAAAAGCCCCCAGTTTTTACAAATACTTTCCGATGAAAACGGAAGTAAACAACTTTAACTTTATTCTGCATTCCAATTACTTCGACACGGCCACCGACCGCCAGCGAATGGAGAATTACAACGATGCCAACATTCGTTTGTTTGAAACTTTCAGCGAACGACTTACCCAGCATTTCGACACGCTCATTCCCACCGATTTTGCCACTTACAAAGATATTTTTCCCAATATATTGCTCAGCGATGAGCCTACCACCGAGCGAACTGCCTGGTTGAATGCTATTTTGTACCAACCGCTTTTTCAATACATCAAAGAGCACATTCCTACCAAAGAACAACACGCCGTAAACCGCCATAAAGTATTGCTCAAAAACACTGAGTTGCCCTTTCACCCGCGCCAGTTTGGGGTAGACAAAGAGTGGTTTTTTTGGGACGAAGTCGAAGACCCACAGGTAGTAGAAGTGGCAATTGAAAAATTAGGCTTGACCGCCTGGAACTTTGTTGACTTGTTTCAACAGGGAAGCTTGCCTGCCCTCAACCAATTGATTGGAAACACTCAACTCGAAGAGTACGCCTTGATTCACGATGAAATAAAGGCGATAGATGAAGACACCTGGACAGCAAATGGGGAGTTTTTATTGAATAAATTTTTGAATATTCAATACTATAAATTCTCAAACGATCGCTATTACTCGATAAATGCGGTAGCCAATAGCGGCAACTTTATTTTGTTGCCTCAATTGTTGGAACCCATCCGCGGAATATTGATCAAACTGGGCTTTATGGTGTCTGAACACACCTTTGCTCCCGAAAGTTCGGTGGTAGAAGACACCATTCAGGAACGTATTTCTTACCTTGCCGATCCAACCTTGTTTTTTGACATGGTCAATGCCAAAACCCAAAACAACCAATTGGCACCCAAAGAGAAGCAACGTTTGTTTGCTACTTTGCTCAATATCGAGGGCATAGAAGTAGACCAGTGGAAACAGTTTCAGTTGTTTTGTAATACCGAAGGGCGCATTGTGCCTTTGGGCGAGTTGTTGTCAGCAAGCAAAGAAATCAAGGAAGAATGGCTGGTTACCCACAAAATAAATGGGGAAGAATATACCCCCGATCTGGAGGAGTTTCTTACGTCGGTGTCTGAAGTATATGCTACCCGTATTTACCCCGATTGGGAAGACATTGTACAACACCCTGAGGTGATCCAGGATGGGGCGGGTTTTTATGCCAGTGTACAACGTTACTACGAGGCAGACAGTACCGAAGCCGACACCCTGGCGGCTAAAAAGTGCTTGTATACCATGCAAGGTTTCCAATCGGCCGACTATGTGTTTTTTAATACCGCTTTGCGCGAAATTGGTGAGATGGAATACTCAAGCCTGCAAATGGCAGTAAGCAAACTGACTAATCTATTAATGCCCGACTATCAGGTATTGCCTTATTTGGGCAATGCGCCGTTTGATGTGCCCAACCAGGCATTGCCAGGGCAGATTCAAACGACTTACCTTGAGCGCGACGAGGCACAAAACCTGTTGAAATACCTCAACGAAAGCCAGGAAGATTTTTCAAAATTTGTTGAGCAAAAGTTATTTGTATTCAGCAACGACGAAATGTATTCGTTGGATGAAGTCATCGAAACCGAAAATGCCTTGTTTGTGTTTGACAAGCTGCAAAAGCACCGCCAGGCATTGCGCGACTTTGATTTTATACTATCTGAAATCAACCTGAGCGAATATGCTCATTTGCAGGAAAGCCTCCAGAGCTATTTGCCTTACCTCGAAAACGAACAAATGCTGTTTGATCGGTTTATTCAGGCAAAGCTGGAAACCGATGACCTAAAAGCCAGCCAAAAACACAAGTTGTTTGACCTGGTGAAAAGTCTGGAAACTATAGCGCTCGATCACTTGGAGCTGTTTAGCAACCAACACGGCCACATTCAGCCCTTGAGCAGTTTGCTGGCGCCTTCTATAGAGGTAGCCACTTGGCTGCAGCCGTTCAAGATTCAGCGCGAAGACTATGACGAGGTCTTAGATGAATATTTATTGCAGGATACATCTGAAATCTACCAAAGCCTGATTGTACCACATTGGGACAGTATCACCGCGCATGTGTTGTCAGACGAGTTTCCGGTGCAACGTTTTTGTGAACAATTGCAGGGGTATTTTGCCGCAGCAAAAGAAAAGCTGGGCAATGCTATAGCCACCCTTGAGGCGCAACAATTACCTTACATATATACTGCCGATGGTTTTAAAACCCGTGATGAGGTGTTTTTTCATCCTACACTGGGCAAGGTGCAAGACTTTGAAAACCTTCGCGTGCTATTGGGCAAAATGACAGGTTTGCATGTGCCTGAAGCAGAGGTAATGGAAGCCTTGCAGCCAGTGAGTGCGTTTGAGGTGGCAGAGGCAAACGACTTTGCCGAATACTTGGTCGAAAGCAACGATACTTATACCGAAGAAGAGCTCAAAAGCTGGTTGGAACTCATGGTGCTTGCCGGGTATCCTTTCTTCGAACAAGCCTACCTGGAGCCCCGTTTTGATAGCTTTACCATTACTCCCCACGACAATGCTTTGTATCAGTTTTATACCGAAGATGAGGTGATCGACGATTTGATTGCTTTCAAGGCATCGTTCAAAAAACTACCTGCGCCATTTTATCGCCCCGAACTGGCAGACTGTGGACTCATGCAAGATGGCTTGCAGATGTACAAGGAAATATTGCGCCTGAGTGGTTTCGATGTGGCCTTAATGCCTTACGTGTTTGAAGGCGATCTAGAGATAAAAACAGTGTTTCTTGAACAAATGGAAACCTTGGAATTGGCACAACAACCAGGCGAGCAATATAGTGAAGACTCGCTGGAGTTTCGTTGTTTGCTCATGGCGCACGAGCTTTATAATGCCGAATTTGATATAGAGGCTTTCCGCGATAAAGTACGCATTGATGGGCAGTACCGCCTGCAAGAGGTAGCGGTACACGAAGAGGTATACGAGGGTTTGCCTCTGGCAGCAATATTACCCGAAAGGGCAAAAATGCAAGAAATTGCTGCCCAGCTTACGACCCAGTTGATGGAGTTTCCGGCAATTGATTTTATTAATGAGGTTATTTTCCGCCCGGAAGCCGCCAACAAAGTGGAGGTATTTGAAGCAATCAAGGCGCAGGAGGATGCCCGAATTAAGAGTGGCGCACAGCTTGCCTTTTTGATTTTGTACAAACAAGAGGGGGGCGATTT
This portion of the Microscilla marina ATCC 23134 genome encodes:
- a CDS encoding sacsin N-terminal ATP-binding-like domain-containing protein, encoding MKIKDVNLFRDWYKNEYKLRKNDQAINPDFIGYRHDNTLGFIDLVHGAVPDIANFLSTPLKIAQDDQAIYEFIQNAADAQSSLFNIFYDESYFVAINNGKPFSRDDLTSLLNIAASTKKSCEKIGRFGIGFKLAYRLLGKTTGAEEMMRDNKGPVVFSWSKTEHIESLLKLDADQLKQGFDKGDWNAEDAPWLFKILLTCFPVHPEDAGTVDLQNKQQVLFPKEELLEYVTFLKKYEHKLNLKELGQGSLFFIKLGNGKYDKLLQNEAGFKKGVEISLNFLKKLREVKIGDHIEITQPVDLSTSNVEITIPKTDKAYHKIFDLDKQKLAEADEYDWCDLKVFFGYLPYRQSEDILKKAPSFYKYFPMKTEVNNFNFILHSNYFDTATDRQRMENYNDANIRLFETFSERLTQHFDTLIPTDFATYKDIFPNILLSDEPTTERTAWLNAILYQPLFQYIKEHIPTKEQHAVNRHKVLLKNTELPFHPRQFGVDKEWFFWDEVEDPQVVEVAIEKLGLTAWNFVDLFQQGSLPALNQLIGNTQLEEYALIHDEIKAIDEDTWTANGEFLLNKFLNIQYYKFSNDRYYSINAVANSGNFILLPQLLEPIRGILIKLGFMVSEHTFAPESSVVEDTIQERISYLADPTLFFDMVNAKTQNNQLAPKEKQRLFATLLNIEGIEVDQWKQFQLFCNTEGRIVPLGELLSASKEIKEEWLVTHKINGEEYTPDLEEFLTSVSEVYATRIYPDWEDIVQHPEVIQDGAGFYASVQRYYEADSTEADTLAAKKCLYTMQGFQSADYVFFNTALREIGEMEYSSLQMAVSKLTNLLMPDYQVLPYLGNAPFDVPNQALPGQIQTTYLERDEAQNLLKYLNESQEDFSKFVEQKLFVFSNDEMYSLDEVIETENALFVFDKLQKHRQALRDFDFILSEINLSEYAHLQESLQSYLPYLENEQMLFDRFIQAKLETDDLKASQKHKLFDLVKSLETIALDHLELFSNQHGHIQPLSSLLAPSIEVATWLQPFKIQREDYDEVLDEYLLQDTSEIYQSLIVPHWDSITAHVLSDEFPVQRFCEQLQGYFAAAKEKLGNAIATLEAQQLPYIYTADGFKTRDEVFFHPTLGKVQDFENLRVLLGKMTGLHVPEAEVMEALQPVSAFEVAEANDFAEYLVESNDTYTEEELKSWLELMVLAGYPFFEQAYLEPRFDSFTITPHDNALYQFYTEDEVIDDLIAFKASFKKLPAPFYRPELADCGLMQDGLQMYKEILRLSGFDVALMPYVFEGDLEIKTVFLEQMETLELAQQPGEQYSEDSLEFRCLLMAHELYNAEFDIEAFRDKVRIDGQYRLQEVAVHEEVYEGLPLAAILPERAKMQEIAAQLTTQLMEFPAIDFINEVIFRPEAANKVEVFEAIKAQEDARIKSGAQLAFLILYKQEGGDFVFHDFTIVAMDEQVYAAEYFYYTHPLSFVRADATLKAHYQPVTQYLAIDAARPAYRVNPTFVIGCSPYFEDGELVCPSLKEELGQDERRDFVAFLFDQWHKNEEARTAIAETEWTTINDLPVAQVLGFVPAQLVLQEGVVSGTEDIPAYLQQWLEAEEDIRENKELFLKDLGVNTGDSIAVQLRNFLTQGGAWDLEEKPVNDLNETLLAGALDFMQKQATVFADEARLQVLHDIYHQLDYDTYLGKVPMVYVYNFKNEYTEYILQPKAENDFYFNENTLNHLEGQDITLQQVFKVLKAQGKPLMPMEVYPKKWGKKSAERIHLSSPKLDVDQLMQRANEWEADYYKKWRETTEVDHRVFFYANTLPYSLFFQDEALYTEEREEGSVIDDQHRLFISKKGAQSVDELVKEFLPSGEYVSFLEAKAQSGSVVSVSAGNGAQAAAKDEDAAAKKAISDKLAQFIIEKGLTDDDISDLEAFLASRKK